Proteins found in one Pseudoxanthomonas sp. SL93 genomic segment:
- a CDS encoding iron-sulfur cluster assembly accessory protein: MAITLTPVALERVQRFVEQTPGALGLRFGVTRTGCSGWGHVADLARDQREGDTVFDFQGVRIYVDADSLALVDGTEIDFARQGLGETFLFKNPNAAAECGCGESFTTTADAA; encoded by the coding sequence ATGGCCATCACCCTCACCCCGGTTGCGCTGGAACGCGTGCAGCGTTTCGTCGAACAGACCCCGGGTGCGCTGGGCCTGCGTTTCGGCGTGACCCGCACCGGCTGCTCGGGCTGGGGCCACGTGGCCGACCTGGCCCGTGACCAGCGCGAGGGCGATACGGTGTTCGACTTCCAGGGCGTGCGCATCTACGTGGATGCCGACAGCCTGGCGCTCGTCGATGGCACCGAGATCGACTTCGCCCGCCAGGGCCTGGGCGAGACGTTCCTGTTCAAGAACCCCAACGCCGCCGCCGAATGCGGCTGCGGCGAGAGCTTCACCACCACGGCCGACGCGGCCTGA
- the asnS gene encoding asparagine--tRNA ligase: MTVVSVEHALAGRLPAGGEVTVRGWVRTRRDSKAGLSFVNVSDGSCFAAIQVVAPNTLSNYETEIKHLTAGCAVVATGTLVPSQGQGQSFEIQASAVEVVGWVEDPETYPIQPKAHSLEFLREVAHLRPRTNLFGAVTRIRNCLAQAAHRFFHQNGFYWISTPIVTTSDAEGAGQMFRVSTLDLANLPRGKDGAVDFSRDFFGKETFLTVSGQLNAEAYALALSKVYTFGPTFRAENSNTTRHLAEFWMIEPEVAFNDLAANAQLAEDFLKYMFRAVLDERGDDLAFIAERVQPDAITRLEAFVNAPFERIDYTDAIGLLQKSGHKFEFPVEWGLDLQTEHERWLTEQHVGRPVVVTNYPEHIKAFYMRLNDDGKTVAAMDVLAPGIGEIIGGSQREERLDILDARMAQFGLDPAHYGWYRDFRRYGTVPHAGFGLGFERLVVYVCGLGNIRDAIPYPRAPGNAEF; encoded by the coding sequence ATGACGGTGGTAAGCGTCGAACATGCGCTGGCGGGCAGGCTCCCGGCTGGCGGCGAGGTCACGGTACGCGGCTGGGTGCGTACGCGACGCGACTCCAAGGCCGGCCTGTCCTTCGTGAACGTCAGTGACGGTTCCTGCTTCGCCGCCATCCAGGTGGTCGCGCCCAACACGCTGTCCAACTACGAAACCGAGATCAAGCACCTGACCGCCGGCTGCGCCGTGGTCGCCACCGGCACGCTGGTACCGTCGCAGGGCCAGGGCCAGAGCTTCGAGATCCAGGCCAGTGCGGTGGAAGTGGTCGGCTGGGTGGAAGACCCGGAGACCTATCCGATCCAGCCCAAGGCCCATTCGCTGGAGTTCCTGCGGGAAGTGGCCCACCTGCGCCCGCGCACCAACCTGTTCGGTGCGGTCACCCGCATCCGCAACTGCCTGGCCCAGGCCGCGCACCGCTTCTTCCACCAGAACGGCTTCTACTGGATCAGCACGCCCATCGTGACCACCTCCGATGCGGAGGGCGCGGGGCAGATGTTCCGCGTGTCCACGCTGGACCTGGCCAACCTGCCCCGCGGCAAGGATGGCGCGGTGGATTTCTCGCGCGATTTCTTCGGCAAGGAAACCTTCCTGACCGTGTCCGGCCAGCTCAATGCCGAGGCCTATGCACTGGCGCTGAGCAAGGTCTACACCTTCGGGCCGACGTTCCGGGCCGAGAACAGCAACACCACGCGCCACCTGGCCGAGTTCTGGATGATCGAGCCGGAGGTCGCCTTCAACGACCTGGCCGCGAACGCGCAGCTGGCCGAGGACTTCCTGAAGTACATGTTCCGCGCCGTGCTGGATGAGCGCGGCGACGACCTGGCCTTCATCGCCGAGCGCGTGCAGCCCGACGCGATCACCCGCCTGGAAGCCTTCGTCAACGCGCCGTTCGAGCGCATCGACTACACCGATGCCATCGGCCTGCTGCAGAAGTCGGGCCACAAGTTCGAGTTCCCGGTGGAATGGGGCCTGGACCTGCAGACCGAGCACGAGCGCTGGCTGACCGAGCAGCACGTCGGCCGCCCGGTGGTGGTGACCAACTATCCCGAGCACATCAAGGCCTTCTACATGCGCCTGAACGACGACGGCAAGACCGTCGCCGCGATGGACGTGCTGGCCCCCGGCATCGGCGAGATCATCGGCGGCAGCCAGCGCGAGGAGCGCCTGGACATCCTGGACGCGCGCATGGCGCAGTTCGGCCTGGATCCCGCGCACTACGGCTGGTACCGCGACTTCCGCCGCTACGGCACCGTCCCGCATGCGGGCTTCGGCCTGGGCTTCGAGCGCCTGGTGGTGTACGTCTGCGGGCTGGGCAACATCCGCGACGCGATCCCCTACCCGCGCGCACCGGGCAACGCGGAGTTCTGA
- a CDS encoding FMN-binding negative transcriptional regulator, which yields MYTPRAFVETDLAELDRLIARDAFVTLVTVADGLPFVSHLPVLYAREGDQVLIEGHWARPNPQARHAGSALVIVHGPHAYLSPGWYPDKEEAARVPTWNYAVAHLHGTLEITEETGALAGIVDRLSRVNEASVGNDWRFEHDRDDHVRQLRGIVGFRFVPDRIELKFKLSQNHPAANVASAAGALQQLGGEDNLAVASLMRERLERRKDGVGAT from the coding sequence TTGTACACGCCACGCGCGTTCGTCGAAACCGACCTGGCCGAACTGGACCGGCTGATCGCGCGCGACGCGTTCGTCACGCTGGTCACCGTCGCCGACGGACTGCCTTTCGTCAGCCACCTGCCCGTGCTGTATGCGCGGGAAGGCGACCAGGTACTGATCGAAGGCCACTGGGCCCGGCCCAACCCGCAGGCCCGGCATGCCGGCAGCGCGCTGGTGATCGTGCATGGCCCGCATGCGTACCTGTCGCCCGGCTGGTATCCGGACAAGGAGGAAGCCGCGCGCGTGCCCACGTGGAACTACGCGGTGGCGCACCTGCACGGCACGCTGGAGATCACCGAAGAGACCGGCGCCCTGGCGGGTATCGTGGATCGGCTGAGCCGCGTGAACGAAGCGTCCGTCGGCAACGACTGGCGGTTCGAACACGACCGCGATGACCACGTGCGCCAGCTGCGGGGCATCGTCGGCTTCCGCTTCGTCCCCGACCGCATCGAACTGAAGTTCAAGCTCAGCCAGAACCACCCGGCGGCCAACGTGGCCTCTGCCGCGGGCGCCCTGCAGCAGCTCGGCGGTGAGGACAACCTGGCGGTGGCCAGCCTGATGCGCGAGCGTCTGGAGCGCCGCAAGGACGGCGTGGGAGCGACTTAA
- a CDS encoding SDR family oxidoreductase, giving the protein MDLNLAGRHALVCGASEGIGRAAAHELALLGADVTVLARRVDVLSGVAAALPVVADGQRHGFRAADVSRHDQLRETIQGLVAAQPVDILVNNTGGPAGGRAIDAAADAYLSAFHHHLLANQLLAQAVVPGMQAAGWGRIVNVISTSVKEPIANLGVSNTIRGAVASWAKTLSRELGGAGITVNNVLPGYTRTQRLEQILRDRVQQTGKDEAAVATAMLSTVPAGRFAEAGEVAAAIAFLASPAASYINGVSLAVDGGRMQSI; this is encoded by the coding sequence ATGGACCTCAATCTTGCCGGCCGCCACGCACTGGTCTGTGGCGCTTCAGAAGGCATCGGGCGCGCCGCGGCGCACGAACTGGCCCTGCTGGGCGCCGATGTCACCGTGCTGGCGCGCCGTGTCGATGTGCTGTCCGGCGTGGCCGCTGCGTTGCCGGTGGTGGCTGACGGCCAGCGGCACGGCTTCCGCGCGGCGGACGTTTCGCGGCACGACCAGCTGCGCGAAACGATCCAGGGCCTGGTGGCCGCGCAGCCGGTGGACATCCTGGTCAACAACACCGGCGGCCCTGCCGGTGGACGCGCCATCGACGCGGCTGCGGACGCCTACCTGTCCGCCTTCCATCACCACCTGCTGGCCAACCAGCTGCTTGCACAGGCCGTGGTCCCGGGCATGCAGGCCGCCGGCTGGGGGCGCATCGTCAACGTCATCTCCACGTCGGTGAAGGAACCCATCGCCAACCTCGGCGTGTCCAATACCATCCGTGGCGCGGTGGCCAGCTGGGCGAAGACGCTGTCGCGCGAACTGGGTGGCGCCGGCATCACCGTCAACAACGTGCTTCCCGGCTATACGCGCACGCAGCGACTGGAACAGATCCTGCGCGACCGGGTGCAGCAGACAGGCAAGGATGAGGCCGCCGTCGCCACCGCGATGCTGTCGACCGTGCCTGCAGGCCGGTTCGCCGAGGCCGGCGAAGTCGCCGCCGCCATCGCCTTCCTCGCCTCGCCCGCCGCCAGCTACATCAATGGGGTCAGCCTGGCGGTGGATGGTGGCCGCATGCAGTCGATCTGA
- a CDS encoding aldehyde dehydrogenase, with translation MERFSHFIDGEMTAPVGGGWRTVFEPATAGAYAQVADGGEAEVQKAVEAASRALPAWASLPNSERARWLEKLAHALEDQLAQFARAESRDAGKPLALARDIEIPRAVSNLRFFAHAATQFSSESHHGEAGLNYTLRPPLGVVAAISPWNLPLYLFTWKIAPALAAGNTVVAKPSEITPATATMLGELAARIGFPRGVLNIVHGTGPAVGEPLVLHPAVKAVSFTGSTAVGRRIAGLAAPLLKKVSLELGGKNATLVFANSDWRANLDTLLRSAFQNAGQICLCGSRLLVQQAIHDEFRDALLERAATLQAGDLDDPATRLGPMVSQAHFDKVLACIERARKEGGRILLGGHALDRPGWYIAPTVIDGLGPEAPTNREEIFGPVVTLQPFDDETHALALANSGDYGLAATVWTRDLDRAHRVAAQLRAGIVWVNTWMTRDLRTPFGGVGASGLGREGGLEAMRFFTEPKNICLGLR, from the coding sequence ATGGAACGTTTCAGCCACTTCATCGACGGCGAAATGACCGCTCCGGTCGGCGGCGGCTGGCGCACGGTGTTCGAACCTGCGACCGCCGGCGCCTATGCCCAGGTCGCCGACGGCGGCGAAGCGGAAGTGCAGAAGGCGGTGGAGGCTGCAAGCCGCGCCCTGCCCGCCTGGGCATCCCTGCCCAACTCCGAGCGCGCGCGCTGGCTGGAGAAGCTGGCACACGCACTGGAAGACCAGTTGGCGCAGTTCGCGCGCGCGGAATCGCGCGATGCCGGCAAGCCACTGGCGCTCGCGCGCGACATCGAGATCCCGCGTGCGGTTTCCAACCTGCGCTTCTTCGCGCACGCCGCCACCCAGTTTTCCAGCGAATCGCACCATGGCGAAGCCGGGCTCAACTACACCCTGCGGCCGCCGCTGGGCGTGGTGGCCGCCATCTCGCCCTGGAACCTGCCGCTCTATCTGTTCACCTGGAAGATCGCGCCAGCCCTGGCGGCGGGCAACACCGTGGTCGCCAAGCCTTCCGAGATCACCCCGGCCACCGCCACGATGCTGGGCGAACTGGCCGCGCGCATCGGCTTCCCGCGTGGGGTGCTGAACATCGTCCATGGCACCGGCCCCGCGGTCGGCGAGCCGCTGGTGCTGCATCCGGCGGTGAAGGCCGTATCGTTCACCGGCAGCACCGCGGTCGGGCGCCGCATCGCCGGTCTGGCCGCGCCCCTGCTCAAGAAGGTGTCACTGGAGCTGGGCGGCAAGAACGCCACGCTGGTGTTCGCCAACAGCGACTGGCGCGCGAACCTGGACACGCTGCTGCGCTCGGCGTTCCAGAATGCCGGTCAGATCTGCCTGTGCGGTTCGCGCCTGCTGGTGCAGCAGGCCATCCACGACGAATTCCGCGACGCCCTGCTCGAGCGCGCTGCCACCCTGCAGGCGGGCGACCTGGACGACCCGGCCACGCGACTGGGGCCGATGGTGTCGCAGGCCCACTTCGACAAGGTGCTTGCCTGCATCGAGCGCGCCCGCAAGGAAGGCGGGCGCATCCTGCTCGGCGGACATGCGCTCGACCGGCCGGGCTGGTACATCGCTCCGACGGTCATCGACGGGCTGGGGCCCGAGGCGCCCACCAACCGCGAAGAGATCTTCGGGCCGGTGGTGACGCTGCAGCCTTTCGACGACGAGACCCACGCGCTGGCCCTCGCCAACAGCGGCGACTATGGCCTCGCGGCCACCGTCTGGACGCGCGACCTGGACCGCGCACATCGCGTGGCGGCGCAGTTGCGCGCCGGCATCGTCTGGGTCAACACCTGGATGACCCGCGACCTGCGCACGCCGTTCGGCGGCGTGGGCGCCTCCGGCCTCGGCCGCGAAGGTGGGCTGGAAGCCATGCGTTTCTTCACCGAACCCAAGAACATCTGCCTCGGCCTGCGATAA
- the can gene encoding carbonate dehydratase, whose protein sequence is MTHLDELLQNNRDWADRIKQEDPGFFKRLSQQQSPRYLWIGCSDSRVPANQILGLDPGEVFVHRNIANVMSHGDLNALSVVQFAVDILKVEHILLVGHYGCGGVHAAMTGLRVGLADNWLRHVADVALKHADLLEQVDTESLRHARLCELNVIEQVFNVCQTTVVQDAWARGQPLAVHGWVYSLFDGRVRELGMDVAAADELQPAYQRALAGVPPKGKRDE, encoded by the coding sequence ATGACGCATCTAGACGAACTGCTTCAGAACAACCGCGACTGGGCCGACCGCATCAAGCAGGAGGACCCGGGCTTCTTCAAGCGCCTTTCACAGCAACAATCGCCGCGCTACCTGTGGATCGGGTGTTCCGATTCGCGCGTGCCGGCCAACCAGATCCTCGGCCTGGACCCGGGCGAGGTCTTCGTCCACCGCAACATCGCCAACGTCATGTCGCATGGCGACCTCAACGCGCTGTCGGTGGTGCAGTTCGCCGTCGACATCCTGAAGGTCGAACACATCCTGCTGGTCGGCCACTACGGCTGTGGCGGCGTGCACGCGGCGATGACTGGCCTGCGCGTTGGCCTGGCCGACAACTGGCTGCGCCATGTGGCGGACGTGGCGCTCAAGCATGCCGACCTGCTGGAGCAGGTGGACACCGAATCGCTGCGGCATGCACGGCTGTGCGAGCTCAACGTCATCGAACAGGTCTTCAACGTCTGCCAGACCACCGTCGTGCAGGACGCCTGGGCGCGTGGCCAGCCGCTGGCGGTGCACGGCTGGGTATACAGCCTCTTCGACGGCCGCGTGCGCGAGCTGGGCATGGACGTGGCTGCCGCTGACGAACTGCAACCTGCCTACCAGCGCGCCCTGGCCGGCGTGCCGCCGAAGGGGAAGCGTGATGAGTGA
- a CDS encoding RidA family protein, with the protein MSDIVHAGDAPKPVGHYPHARRVGGLLFLSGIGPRDPASNAIVGNVHDAEGHLISYDIDAQCRAVFANVRAVLKASGARWEDLVDVTVYLTDMAHDFKAYNRVWTEYFPDPAAAPCRTTLGITALPTPIAIELKCIAHLPEAR; encoded by the coding sequence ATGAGTGACATCGTCCACGCCGGCGATGCGCCCAAGCCGGTCGGCCACTATCCGCATGCGCGGCGCGTGGGCGGCCTGCTGTTCCTGTCCGGGATAGGCCCGCGCGACCCCGCCAGCAACGCCATCGTCGGCAACGTGCACGACGCCGAGGGCCACCTGATCAGCTACGACATCGATGCGCAGTGCCGTGCGGTGTTCGCCAACGTCCGCGCCGTGCTGAAAGCCAGCGGTGCGCGCTGGGAAGACCTGGTGGACGTGACGGTCTACCTCACCGACATGGCGCACGACTTCAAGGCGTACAACCGGGTGTGGACGGAGTATTTCCCCGACCCGGCCGCCGCGCCCTGCCGCACCACGCTGGGCATCACCGCGCTGCCGACGCCGATCGCGATCGAGCTGAAATGCATCGCGCACCTGCCCGAGGCCCGCTGA
- a CDS encoding 3-hydroxyanthranilate 3,4-dioxygenase, giving the protein MLPNPLNFQAWIDEHRHLLKPPVGNKVIYDGDFIVMVVGGPNARTDYHWDEGPEWFYQLEGEMVLRIQEDGAVRDIPIKAGEIFLLPPRVPHSPQRMPGSVGLVIERRRLPHEDDGLLWFCERCNAKVYEEYFHLNDIEQDFFRVFEAFYRNDELRTCKTCGHLNPRPSRYEMQADSQADIT; this is encoded by the coding sequence ATGCTGCCCAACCCGCTCAACTTCCAGGCATGGATCGACGAGCACCGGCACCTGCTGAAGCCACCGGTCGGCAACAAGGTGATCTACGACGGCGACTTCATCGTCATGGTGGTCGGCGGACCCAATGCGCGCACCGACTACCACTGGGACGAAGGCCCCGAGTGGTTCTACCAGCTGGAAGGCGAGATGGTGCTGCGCATCCAGGAGGATGGCGCGGTCCGTGACATCCCCATCAAGGCCGGCGAGATCTTCCTGCTGCCGCCGCGCGTGCCGCATTCTCCACAACGCATGCCCGGCTCGGTCGGGCTGGTGATCGAGCGCCGGCGCCTGCCGCACGAGGACGATGGCCTGCTGTGGTTCTGCGAGCGCTGCAACGCGAAGGTGTACGAGGAGTACTTCCACCTCAACGACATCGAACAGGATTTCTTCCGCGTGTTCGAGGCGTTCTACCGCAACGACGAGCTGCGCACCTGCAAGACCTGCGGGCATCTGAACCCCCGTCCCAGCCGCTACGAGATGCAGGCCGATTCGCAGGCCGACATCACCTGA
- a CDS encoding nucleotidyltransferase domain-containing protein, whose product MNDATGSRKVSEAAARYATASLSGALFTTTQQRVLACLFGGSGRSYAVNELIQATGAGSGAVQRELARLSGSGLLTVEHVGNQKRYRANPAAPIHDELASIVRKTFGLAEPLREALVPLAGRIHAAFLYGSVAKGNDTARSDIDLMVIADELAYADVMLALHPVAERLGRQVNPTVCARDELRTRVEAGNSFITRVLQQPRQWLIGGEVDLAA is encoded by the coding sequence ATGAACGACGCTACGGGTTCCCGTAAGGTCAGCGAAGCGGCGGCACGCTACGCCACCGCCAGCTTGTCGGGCGCCCTGTTCACCACCACCCAGCAGCGCGTGCTGGCCTGCCTGTTCGGCGGATCCGGGCGCAGCTACGCGGTCAACGAGCTGATCCAGGCAACAGGCGCCGGCAGCGGCGCCGTCCAGCGGGAGCTGGCGCGGCTGTCAGGCAGTGGGCTGCTGACGGTCGAGCATGTCGGCAACCAGAAGCGCTACCGCGCGAATCCCGCTGCACCGATCCACGACGAACTGGCCTCCATCGTCCGCAAGACCTTCGGCCTGGCCGAGCCCTTGCGCGAAGCGCTGGTGCCGCTGGCCGGCCGCATCCACGCTGCCTTCCTCTACGGCTCGGTCGCCAAGGGCAACGACACCGCCCGCAGCGACATCGACCTGATGGTGATCGCCGACGAGCTGGCCTACGCCGACGTGATGCTGGCGCTGCACCCGGTGGCCGAACGTCTGGGGCGGCAGGTCAATCCCACGGTCTGCGCGCGCGACGAGCTGCGCACCCGGGTCGAGGCGGGGAACAGCTTCATCACCCGCGTGCTGCAACAACCACGGCAATGGCTGATCGGGGGCGAAGTTGACCTCGCCGCTTGA
- a CDS encoding amidohydrolase family protein, with the protein MLKIDTHAHFLPRDWPDLATKYGDLRFPVIHHGDDGRHRIYKDGKFFREILPKTWDTQVRIADYATFGVQVQVISTVPVMFSYWAKPHHALELHQALNDHTAAACRDYPRHYAGIGTVPMQSPRLAVQELERCMDQLGLQGVQIGSHVNDWNLDAPELFEFFQAASELGAAILVHPWDMMGASSMPKYWLPWLVGMPAEQSRAACCLIFGGVLERLPGLKVCFAHGGGSFPYTIGRIEHGFNMRPDLVATDNHRNPREYLDRVYFDSWVADPRALHYLLDTVGHERVMLGTDYPFPLGEQEPGAGIAALGLDEVQQARLYHGTALEWLGLPASRFT; encoded by the coding sequence ATGCTGAAGATCGATACCCACGCGCATTTCCTGCCCCGCGACTGGCCCGACCTGGCGACCAAGTACGGCGACTTGCGCTTCCCGGTGATCCACCACGGCGACGACGGGCGCCATCGCATCTACAAGGACGGCAAGTTCTTCCGCGAGATCCTGCCCAAGACCTGGGATACCCAGGTGCGCATCGCCGACTACGCCACGTTCGGCGTGCAGGTCCAGGTCATCAGTACCGTGCCGGTGATGTTCAGCTACTGGGCCAAGCCACACCATGCGCTGGAGCTGCACCAGGCGCTCAACGACCATACCGCCGCCGCCTGCCGCGACTATCCCCGCCACTACGCGGGCATCGGCACGGTGCCGATGCAGTCGCCCCGCCTGGCCGTGCAGGAGCTGGAACGCTGCATGGACCAGTTGGGCCTGCAGGGTGTGCAGATCGGCAGCCACGTCAACGACTGGAACCTGGACGCACCCGAGCTGTTCGAGTTCTTCCAGGCGGCCAGCGAACTGGGCGCCGCCATCCTGGTGCACCCGTGGGACATGATGGGCGCCTCCTCGATGCCGAAGTACTGGCTGCCCTGGCTGGTCGGCATGCCCGCCGAGCAGTCGCGTGCGGCCTGCTGCCTGATCTTCGGTGGCGTGCTGGAGCGCCTGCCGGGGCTGAAGGTCTGCTTCGCCCATGGCGGCGGCAGTTTCCCGTACACCATCGGCCGCATCGAACACGGCTTCAACATGCGTCCGGACCTGGTGGCCACCGACAACCACCGCAACCCGCGCGAGTATCTGGACCGGGTCTATTTCGATTCATGGGTGGCCGATCCGCGCGCCCTGCACTACCTGCTGGACACCGTGGGGCACGAACGCGTGATGCTGGGCACCGACTACCCGTTCCCGCTGGGCGAACAGGAGCCCGGCGCCGGCATCGCCGCGCTGGGCCTGGACGAGGTGCAGCAGGCGCGTCTCTATCACGGTACCGCGCTGGAATGGCTGGGCCTGCCCGCCTCGAGGTTCACGTGA
- the kynU gene encoding kynureninase, translating into MTDPLSRTHIIALDAADPLRALRNDFLIPRHKYNDQVYFCGNSLGLQPRGARTHIQEVLDKWANEAVEGHFTGNAQWMTYHELLREPLAHVVGAQPGEVVAMNTLTTNLHLMMVSFYRPTMERPAILMEAGAFPSDRHAMESQVRFHGFDPATDLIEVQPDQPDGTLSMAAIEQAIATHGPRLALVLWPGIQYRTGQAFDLSEIARLGHAHGAVVGFDLAHAAGNVPLRLHDSGVDFAVWCHYKYMNSGPGAVAGCFVHERHATTDRPRFAGWWGHEKETRFRMAPEFVPTPGAEGWQLSNPPILGLAPLRASLELFEKAGGMEAIRAKSLKLTGLLEALIRARLADVLQIITPEDTTQRGAQLSLRVAGGRERGRELFEYLLSVGIVGDWREPDVIRISPAPLYNRYMDVHRFIEEVETWRGF; encoded by the coding sequence ATGACCGATCCGCTGTCCCGCACCCACATCATCGCCCTCGACGCGGCCGACCCGCTGCGTGCGCTGCGCAACGACTTCCTGATCCCGCGCCACAAGTACAACGACCAGGTGTACTTCTGCGGCAACTCGCTGGGCCTGCAGCCACGCGGTGCGCGCACGCACATCCAGGAAGTGCTGGACAAATGGGCGAACGAGGCCGTCGAAGGCCATTTCACCGGCAATGCCCAGTGGATGACCTACCACGAGCTGCTGCGCGAACCCCTGGCGCATGTGGTGGGCGCGCAGCCCGGCGAAGTGGTGGCGATGAACACGCTGACCACCAACCTGCACCTGATGATGGTCAGCTTCTACCGCCCCACCATGGAACGGCCGGCGATCCTGATGGAGGCCGGTGCGTTTCCGTCCGACCGGCACGCGATGGAATCGCAGGTGCGCTTCCATGGCTTCGACCCCGCCACCGACCTGATCGAAGTGCAGCCCGACCAGCCCGACGGCACGCTTTCGATGGCCGCCATCGAGCAGGCCATCGCGACGCATGGTCCGCGCCTTGCGCTGGTGCTGTGGCCCGGCATCCAGTACCGCACCGGCCAGGCCTTCGACCTGTCGGAGATCGCGCGGCTTGGACATGCACACGGCGCGGTGGTCGGCTTCGACCTGGCGCATGCCGCCGGCAACGTACCGCTGCGCCTGCACGACAGCGGCGTGGATTTCGCGGTGTGGTGCCACTACAAATACATGAACTCCGGCCCGGGCGCGGTGGCGGGGTGCTTCGTGCATGAGCGCCATGCGACCACCGACCGTCCGCGTTTCGCCGGCTGGTGGGGGCACGAGAAGGAAACCCGCTTCCGGATGGCGCCCGAGTTCGTGCCCACGCCTGGCGCGGAAGGCTGGCAGCTCAGTAATCCCCCCATCCTGGGCCTGGCGCCGCTGCGCGCGTCGCTGGAACTGTTCGAGAAAGCCGGCGGCATGGAAGCGATCCGCGCCAAGTCCCTCAAGCTCACCGGCCTGCTGGAAGCGCTCATCCGCGCACGCCTGGCCGACGTGCTGCAGATCATCACGCCGGAAGACACCACGCAGCGCGGCGCGCAGCTTTCATTGCGCGTGGCCGGGGGTCGTGAGCGCGGACGCGAACTGTTCGAATACCTGTTGTCGGTGGGCATCGTCGGCGACTGGCGCGAACCGGACGTCATCCGCATCTCGCCCGCGCCGCTCTACAACCGCTACATGGACGTCCATCGCTTCATCGAAGAAGTCGAGACATGGCGCGGGTTCTGA
- a CDS encoding NAD(P)/FAD-dependent oxidoreductase, with protein sequence MNTPAPRSLTIIGAGLAGALLATLMARAGWQVDVFEKRGDPRVKGYEGGRSINLALAERGRHALRIADADDAVMRQAVMMRGRMVHSLDGRQQLQRYGRDDSEVIWSIHRGDLNITLLDLAQQAGARLHFHQRLESVDFDTRHARFADDDQGGSRDIPFVALVGADGAGSSLRAAMQARQDLGERTEFLDHAYKELEIPPARDGGFIMEPHALHIWPRGHYMCIALPNDERTFTVTLFLPNQGDPSFASVRSGADAMALFQRDFPDAVPLIPALEQDWERNPTGVLATLYLDRWHVGAQAVLLGDAAHAMVPFHGQGMNCAFEDCVSLARHLQQGEDMEAAFAAFEAERKPNALAIQEMALENYVEMRDKVDDSTFLLQRELELALQQRHPGRFVPHYTMVSFMRIPYAMAQHRSEVQRHLLMRHTRGIADLAGIDWAAVDADVLSSLPVLEDGAE encoded by the coding sequence TTGAATACACCCGCCCCGCGCTCCCTCACCATCATCGGCGCCGGTCTCGCAGGCGCGCTGCTGGCCACGCTGATGGCCCGCGCCGGCTGGCAGGTGGACGTGTTCGAGAAACGCGGCGATCCGCGCGTGAAGGGCTATGAGGGCGGTCGTTCGATCAACCTTGCGCTGGCCGAGCGTGGCCGCCATGCACTGCGCATCGCCGATGCCGACGACGCGGTGATGCGGCAGGCGGTGATGATGCGCGGCCGCATGGTCCACTCGCTGGACGGACGCCAGCAGTTGCAGCGCTACGGCCGCGACGACAGCGAAGTCATCTGGTCCATCCACCGCGGCGACCTGAATATCACGCTGCTCGACCTGGCGCAGCAGGCCGGTGCGCGCCTGCACTTCCACCAACGCCTTGAAAGCGTCGATTTCGATACCCGCCACGCACGTTTCGCCGATGACGATCAGGGCGGCAGTCGCGACATTCCATTCGTCGCCCTGGTCGGGGCTGACGGCGCGGGGTCTTCGCTGCGCGCGGCGATGCAGGCGCGCCAGGATCTGGGCGAACGCACGGAGTTCCTGGACCATGCGTACAAGGAGCTGGAGATTCCGCCGGCACGCGATGGCGGCTTCATCATGGAACCCCACGCCCTGCACATCTGGCCGCGCGGCCATTACATGTGCATCGCGCTGCCCAACGACGAACGCACGTTCACGGTCACGCTGTTCCTGCCCAACCAGGGTGACCCGAGTTTCGCCAGCGTGCGCAGCGGCGCCGACGCGATGGCGCTGTTCCAGCGTGATTTCCCGGACGCGGTACCGCTGATCCCCGCATTGGAGCAGGACTGGGAGCGCAACCCCACCGGCGTGCTCGCCACGCTCTACCTGGACCGTTGGCACGTCGGAGCGCAGGCGGTGCTGCTGGGCGATGCCGCGCACGCCATGGTGCCTTTCCACGGCCAGGGCATGAATTGCGCCTTCGAGGACTGCGTATCGCTGGCGCGCCACCTGCAGCAGGGGGAGGATATGGAAGCCGCCTTCGCCGCCTTCGAGGCCGAGCGCAAGCCCAACGCGCTGGCGATCCAGGAAATGGCGCTGGAAAACTACGTCGAGATGCGCGACAAGGTGGACGATTCGACCTTCCTGCTGCAGCGCGAACTCGAACTGGCCCTGCAGCAACGCCACCCGGGGCGCTTCGTACCGCACTACACGATGGTCAGCTTCATGCGCATCCCCTACGCCATGGCGCAGCACCGCAGCGAGGTGCAACGCCACCTGCTGATGCGGCACACGCGCGGCATCGCCGACCTGGCAGGCATCGACTGGGCAGCGGTGGATGCCGATGTACTCTCCAGCCTGCCGGTACTGGAGGACGGCGCGGAGTGA